One region of Buchnera aphidicola (Eriosoma lanigerum) genomic DNA includes:
- the ilvN gene encoding acetolactate synthase small subunit, whose protein sequence is MRKILSVLLENESGALSRVIGLFSQRNYNIKSVTVAPTDDLSISHMIIETIGETKVIEQIEKQLNKLIDVLKVVEINDSTHKQIEIMLVKIQINDQTKTDIYRINNIFKGKIINVTHCNYIIQIVGSSNKLDVFLDLVKSISKIIDIARSGVVGITIK, encoded by the coding sequence ATGAGAAAAATTTTATCAGTATTATTAGAAAATGAATCTGGTGCATTATCTCGAGTAATTGGATTATTTTCACAACGTAATTATAATATTAAAAGCGTTACAGTTGCTCCAACTGATGATCTAAGCATTTCGCATATGATAATAGAAACGATAGGAGAAACAAAAGTTATTGAACAAATTGAAAAACAATTAAATAAACTTATTGACGTTCTAAAAGTAGTAGAAATTAATGATTCTACTCATAAACAAATAGAAATAATGTTAGTAAAAATTCAAATTAATGATCAAACAAAAACAGATATTTATCGCATTAATAATATTTTTAAAGGAAAAATTATTAATGTTACACATTGCAATTATATTATACAAATTGTTGGTTCTAGTAATAAATTAGATGTTTTTCTTGATTTAGTTAAATCTATTTCAAAAATAATTGATATAGCTCGATCTGGAGTAGTCGGAATTACAATAAAATAA
- the erpA gene encoding iron-sulfur cluster insertion protein ErpA, translating into MMEKLNIPINISPAAAKRTKYLILNQSKKDMHLRIYITGGGCAGFQYQFMFDDKIKEDDLIIKQLGIKIIIDSITLQYLIGGKIDYEENLEGSKFIITNPNAKNTCSCGLSFNI; encoded by the coding sequence ATAATGGAAAAATTAAATATACCAATTAATATTAGTCCAGCTGCAGCAAAAAGAACTAAATATTTAATCTTAAACCAATCAAAAAAAGATATGCATTTAAGAATATATATTACAGGAGGAGGATGTGCTGGTTTTCAATATCAATTTATGTTTGATGATAAAATAAAAGAAGATGATCTTATAATAAAACAATTAGGAATTAAAATAATTATCGATTCTATTACATTACAATATCTGATTGGAGGAAAAATAGACTACGAAGAAAATTTAGAAGGTTCTAAATTTATTATAACCAATCCTAACGCTAAAAATACGTGTAGTTGCGGTTTGTCATTTAATATATAA
- the rsmH gene encoding 16S rRNA (cytosine(1402)-N(4))-methyltransferase RsmH, translating to MKNNNKHNPVMLNETIEYLNIQKNGIYFDATFGYGGHSLNILQHLGKMGKLYAIDKDPFSQKYSQKIYDQRFHFIYGNFSKIYYYAKKLDIIKKINGIIIDLGISSPQIDNPDRGFSFMKDGPLDMRMNTNDTLTASKWLLKTKKKNIIDVLKNYGEERYAKKIAEAIVKRNKINPILRTLDLSKLISNVISKKQYRNHHPATKSFQAIRIFINNELEEINQLLNNVLHILSPGARLLIISFHSLEDRIIKNFLNQHSYKKNISSHFNITGKTEHKKNIIQIKKINKITPTKNEINQNKRSRSAILRIAEIIS from the coding sequence ATGAAAAATAATAACAAACATAATCCAGTCATGTTAAATGAAACTATTGAATATTTAAATATTCAAAAAAATGGTATTTATTTTGATGCAACTTTTGGATATGGTGGTCATTCTTTAAACATTTTGCAACATTTAGGGAAAATGGGAAAATTATATGCAATAGATAAAGATCCTTTCAGCCAAAAATATTCTCAAAAAATTTATGATCAGAGATTTCATTTTATATATGGAAATTTTTCAAAAATATATTATTATGCAAAAAAATTAGACATTATAAAAAAAATAAACGGTATAATTATAGATTTAGGAATCTCATCTCCTCAAATTGACAATCCAGATCGTGGATTTTCTTTTATGAAAGATGGACCATTAGATATGAGGATGAACACAAATGATACACTTACTGCTTCAAAATGGCTTCTAAAAACAAAAAAAAAAAATATCATTGATGTACTTAAAAATTACGGAGAAGAACGTTATGCAAAAAAAATAGCAGAAGCTATTGTTAAAAGAAATAAAATTAATCCAATACTTCGAACATTAGATCTATCTAAATTAATTTCAAACGTTATTTCTAAAAAACAATACAGAAATCATCATCCTGCTACAAAAAGTTTTCAAGCCATCAGAATATTTATAAATAACGAATTAGAAGAAATTAATCAGTTATTAAATAATGTATTACATATTTTAAGTCCTGGAGCACGTTTATTAATTATTAGTTTTCATTCATTAGAAGATAGAATAATAAAAAACTTTCTAAATCAACATAGCTATAAAAAAAATATTTCTTCTCATTTCAATATTACTGGGAAAACAGAACATAAAAAAAATATTATACAAATAAAAAAAATTAATAAAATTACCCCCACTAAAAATGAAATTAATCAAAATAAAAGATCAAGAAGTGCAATTCTAAGAATTGCTGAAATTATTTCATAA
- a CDS encoding 5'-methylthioadenosine/adenosylhomocysteine nucleosidase produces the protein MKIAVIGAIDEEIQFFKNSMDKKTIEHHNTYQFYIGSLFQFQIILLKSGIGKVLASIATTLLIKVYNPDIIINIGSAGSIHNLLQPGNIVIPNLISYHDVNLTKFGYKIGQIPGFPQSFSVNKKLLKIYRKVVLEHNIKYMEGNIVTGDNFIFQKKNTIYIKKHFINAIAVDMESAAIAHVCYKFNIAFLVIRSISDYANKNGDIDFKKFITLSSINNLNIFQSILKHLK, from the coding sequence ATGAAAATAGCTGTAATAGGTGCTATAGACGAAGAAATTCAATTCTTCAAAAATTCAATGGATAAAAAAACTATAGAACATCATAATACATATCAATTTTATATTGGATCTTTATTTCAATTTCAAATTATTCTATTAAAATCTGGAATTGGAAAAGTTTTAGCTAGTATTGCCACAACTTTATTAATTAAAGTATATAATCCAGATATAATTATTAATATAGGTTCAGCTGGTAGTATTCATAATTTATTACAACCAGGTAATATTGTTATACCTAATTTAATTAGTTATCATGACGTCAATTTAACTAAATTCGGATATAAAATAGGACAAATTCCAGGATTTCCTCAATCTTTCTCCGTAAATAAAAAATTGTTAAAAATATATCGAAAAGTTGTTTTAGAACATAATATTAAATATATGGAAGGTAATATAGTAACAGGAGATAATTTCATTTTTCAAAAAAAAAATACTATTTATATTAAAAAACATTTTATTAATGCAATTGCCGTAGATATGGAAAGTGCTGCTATAGCTCATGTTTGTTATAAATTTAATATTGCATTTTTAGTCATTCGTTCTATTTCAGATTATGCCAATAAAAATGGAGACATTGATTTTAAAAAATTTATTACTTTATCTAGTATAAATAATTTAAATATATTTCAATCTATATTAAAACACTTAAAATAA
- the ftsA gene encoding cell division protein FtsA: MIPLEEKKIIVGLDIGTTKVSTLIGEILIDNTINIIGIGTCQSRGIYNGIINDLESVIKCVKQSIHAAEVMSQTNVNSIFLSISTKDINCQNEIGIIPINKRAITKLDIDNIIHTAKSVPISNEHHILHVIPQEYAIDQQIGIKNPIGLSGIRMTANVHLITCHSTIKKNIIKSIKNCGIQINQIVFSGLASSIAVLTQEEKELGVCLIDIGGGTLDITIYIDGILRHSQVIPYAGNSITNDIAYAFSTSYTNAEKIKIKYGNINSYTSSDIEYIEVMNKSGIYNQKFKIHTLTEIIEPRCSELLYLVNNEIVQIQNSLKKSGKNYQLLAGIVLTGGSAKIKSLTVCAEKIFNKKVRIGLPNIINGIIDQIHEPDYSTVLGLLYYGRKKYHKNKQRNIIEKQNFCKKWLKKINSWVKKII, translated from the coding sequence ATGATTCCATTAGAAGAAAAAAAAATAATAGTGGGGTTAGATATAGGTACCACAAAAGTTTCTACTTTAATAGGAGAAATACTAATTGATAATACAATTAATATAATTGGAATAGGTACTTGTCAATCTCGTGGAATATATAATGGAATTATAAATGATTTAGAATCTGTAATAAAATGTGTAAAACAATCTATTCATGCAGCTGAAGTTATGTCTCAAACTAACGTAAATTCTATTTTTTTATCTATATCAACTAAAGATATCAACTGTCAAAATGAGATAGGAATTATTCCTATTAATAAAAGAGCAATAACTAAATTAGATATTGATAATATAATTCACACAGCCAAATCGGTACCAATTTCCAATGAACATCATATTTTACATGTTATTCCTCAAGAATATGCAATAGATCAACAAATTGGAATTAAAAATCCAATTGGATTATCCGGAATAAGAATGACTGCTAATGTACATTTAATTACATGTCACTCAACTATAAAAAAAAATATCATTAAATCTATTAAAAATTGTGGTATTCAAATTAATCAAATAGTTTTTTCTGGATTAGCTTCTAGTATAGCTGTTTTAACTCAAGAAGAAAAAGAACTAGGAGTTTGTCTTATTGACATAGGAGGAGGTACTCTAGACATTACAATATATATAGATGGAATATTGAGACATAGTCAAGTAATTCCTTATGCTGGTAACTCGATAACTAATGATATTGCTTACGCTTTTTCTACTTCTTATACAAATGCTGAAAAAATAAAAATCAAATATGGAAATATAAATAGTTATACTTCATCAGATATAGAATATATTGAAGTAATGAATAAATCTGGTATTTATAATCAAAAATTTAAAATACATACATTAACTGAAATTATAGAACCAAGATGTTCTGAATTATTGTATTTAGTTAATAATGAAATCGTACAAATACAAAATAGTCTTAAAAAAAGTGGAAAAAACTATCAATTACTAGCTGGAATCGTACTTACTGGAGGTAGTGCAAAAATAAAATCATTAACTGTATGTGCTGAAAAAATTTTTAATAAAAAAGTTAGAATTGGATTACCAAATATTATAAATGGTATTATTGATCAAATTCATGAACCTGATTACTCTACAGTATTAGGATTACTCTACTACGGTAGGAAAAAATATCATAAAAATAAACAAAGAAACATAATTGAGAAACAAAATTTTTGTAAAAAATGGTTAAAAAAAATAAATTCATGGGTAAAAAAAATAATTTAA
- the ilvB gene encoding biosynthetic-type acetolactate synthase large subunit, with protein MKMLSGSEMVIQSLIDQGVQHIFGYPGGAVLDIYDALQTLGGIQHILVRHEQGATHMADGYSRATGNTGVVLVTSGPGATNAITGIATAYMDSVPIVIISGQVASSLIGYDAFQECDMIGISRPIVKHSFLVKKTKHIPEIFKKAFWIAESGRPGPVVIDLPKDILNPHQKTLYLRPETIQIRSYNPIQKACIKQIQLAVNTLLNAKKPVIYAGGGVISSSSHHELKVIAETLNIPVTTSLMGIGAFPGNHIQSISMLGMHGTYEANMTMHYSDVIFAIGVRFDDRTTNNLEKYCPNSKIIHIDIDPTSISKTVVADIPIIGDAKYILQKMIKILKTKKNITINNNLKHWWKSINQWKNVNSLQYNINEKKIKPQSVIKTIWKLTKGKAYITSDVGQHQMFTALYYPFDQPRKWINSGGLGTMGFGLPAALGVKLALPNEIVICITGDGSIQMNIQELSTAKQYNLPILILNLNNRSLGMVKQWQDLIYEGRHSHSYMKSLPNFVKLVESYGHIGMYVDSPKKLENILQSALEYVSNQHLVFVDIAIDRSEHVYPMQIRGGGMNEMLLRPIKDIS; from the coding sequence TTCAACATATTTTAGTAAGACATGAACAGGGTGCTACTCACATGGCAGACGGATATTCCAGAGCTACAGGAAACACAGGAGTGGTACTAGTGACATCAGGTCCAGGAGCTACCAATGCTATCACTGGGATTGCTACAGCTTATATGGATTCTGTTCCAATAGTGATAATATCTGGACAAGTGGCATCATCATTAATTGGATACGACGCATTTCAAGAATGTGATATGATTGGTATTTCTAGACCAATAGTAAAACATAGTTTTTTAGTAAAAAAAACCAAACATATTCCAGAAATATTTAAAAAAGCATTTTGGATTGCTGAAAGTGGCCGTCCTGGACCTGTAGTAATTGATTTACCGAAAGATATTTTAAACCCTCATCAAAAAACTTTATATTTACGTCCAGAAACTATACAAATTAGATCATATAATCCTATACAAAAAGCTTGCATAAAACAAATTCAACTAGCTGTTAATACATTATTAAATGCCAAAAAACCTGTAATCTACGCTGGAGGAGGAGTAATTAGTTCTTCTAGTCATCATGAATTAAAAGTTATTGCTGAAACTTTAAATATACCTGTAACTACATCTTTAATGGGAATAGGAGCATTTCCAGGTAATCACATACAAAGTATTTCTATGTTAGGAATGCATGGTACTTACGAAGCTAATATGACAATGCATTATTCAGATGTTATTTTTGCCATTGGAGTACGCTTTGACGATCGTACTACTAATAATTTAGAAAAATATTGTCCTAATTCTAAAATAATACATATTGATATTGATCCAACTTCTATATCAAAAACTGTTGTTGCAGACATTCCAATTATTGGAGATGCCAAATATATTCTTCAAAAAATGATAAAAATACTAAAAACAAAAAAAAATATTACAATAAATAATAATTTAAAACATTGGTGGAAATCTATTAATCAATGGAAAAATGTAAATAGTCTACAATACAACATAAATGAAAAAAAAATCAAACCTCAATCTGTAATTAAAACTATTTGGAAACTAACCAAAGGGAAAGCATATATTACATCTGATGTAGGTCAACATCAAATGTTTACTGCATTATATTATCCATTTGATCAACCAAGAAAATGGATTAATTCAGGAGGTTTAGGAACAATGGGTTTTGGATTACCAGCTGCATTAGGTGTTAAGTTAGCATTACCTAATGAAATTGTAATTTGTATTACTGGAGATGGTAGTATTCAAATGAATATCCAAGAATTATCTACAGCAAAACAATATAATTTACCAATTTTGATTTTAAACTTAAATAATAGATCTTTAGGAATGGTGAAACAATGGCAAGATTTAATTTATGAAGGTAGACATTCTCATTCATATATGAAATCGTTACCAAACTTTGTAAAATTAGTAGAATCTTATGGACATATTGGAATGTATGTAGATTCTCCTAAAAAACTTGAAAATATACTGCAATCTGCACTTGAATATGTATCTAATCAACACTTAGTTTTTGTAGATATAGCTATTGACCGTTCAGAACATGTATATCCTATGCAAATTCGAGGTGGAGGAATGAATGAAATGTTGCTTAGACCAATAAAGGATATCTCATGA
- the ftsZ gene encoding cell division protein FtsZ — protein sequence MFESIELSNNAIIKVIGVGGGGGNAVEYMIRERIEGVEFFSINTDAQALKKIEVAQTIQIGTNITKGLGAGANPEVGRISAEEDKDTLKSTLEGSDMVFIAAGMGGGTGTGAAPVVAEIAKELGILTVAVVTKPFHFEGKKRMICADQGLHELSKHVDSLITIPNDKLLKVLSRGISLLDAFGAANNVLKGAVQGIAELITRPGLMNVDFADVRTVMSEMGYAMMGSGISSGDNRAEEASAIAISSPLLEDIDLSGARGVLVNITAGFDLRLDEFESVGNTIRSFSSDDATVVIGTSLDPEMNEDLRVTVVATGISIQHNEDINLVNNKNNKDIFTNYRFNTIHNKEKRNNEQKNTHNKSSDYLDIPTFLRKKKLNK from the coding sequence ATGTTTGAATCTATAGAATTAAGTAATAATGCAATTATTAAAGTAATTGGAGTAGGAGGAGGAGGAGGTAATGCAGTAGAATATATGATTCGAGAACGAATTGAAGGAGTAGAATTTTTTTCAATTAATACAGATGCACAAGCACTAAAAAAAATTGAAGTTGCTCAAACAATACAAATTGGAACAAACATTACCAAAGGATTAGGAGCAGGAGCTAATCCAGAAGTCGGACGTATTTCAGCAGAAGAAGATAAAGACACATTAAAATCAACATTAGAAGGATCAGATATGGTCTTTATCGCTGCTGGTATGGGAGGAGGTACAGGAACTGGAGCAGCACCAGTAGTAGCTGAAATTGCTAAAGAGCTAGGAATACTTACAGTAGCTGTAGTTACTAAACCATTTCATTTTGAAGGAAAAAAAAGAATGATATGTGCAGATCAAGGACTACATGAATTATCTAAACACGTAGACTCTTTAATTACCATTCCAAATGATAAATTATTAAAAGTACTATCTAGAGGAATTTCTTTATTAGATGCATTTGGTGCTGCTAATAATGTATTAAAAGGAGCTGTACAAGGAATCGCTGAACTTATAACTCGTCCTGGATTAATGAACGTAGATTTTGCTGATGTTCGAACTGTTATGTCTGAAATGGGATATGCTATGATGGGATCAGGTATTTCATCAGGAGATAACCGAGCTGAAGAAGCATCTGCTATAGCTATTTCTAGCCCATTGCTAGAAGACATTGATTTATCAGGAGCAAGAGGTGTATTAGTTAATATTACAGCAGGATTTGATTTAAGACTAGATGAATTTGAATCGGTTGGTAATACCATTAGATCATTTTCTTCTGATGATGCAACTGTAGTTATAGGAACATCATTAGATCCTGAAATGAATGAAGATCTTCGTGTTACTGTAGTAGCTACAGGAATATCTATACAACATAATGAAGATATTAATCTTGTAAATAATAAAAATAACAAAGATATATTTACAAATTATCGATTTAATACTATTCATAATAAAGAAAAAAGAAATAATGAACAAAAAAATACTCATAATAAATCATCTGATTATTTAGACATTCCAACTTTTCTTCGAAAAAAGAAACTAAATAAATAG